The following DNA comes from Triticum aestivum cultivar Chinese Spring chromosome 3D, IWGSC CS RefSeq v2.1, whole genome shotgun sequence.
TGGTGATCCAACAAAACGAGGGGTCGCACCTGCCACCCATGTGGCTAGGTCGAGGGGGACAAAGTGTAAGACGGAGAAGGAAAAGCGAGAAGAGGTGGCGGCCAAGCTGAcggagaagttcaaggtcatgttggcgaagaaggaggaggcagTTGCCAAGCGCAATGAGATGAAGGGGGTCAAGAAGGTGGAGAGACTTGACATGTTCATGgagatgcaaaagaagaagctTAAGTTCCAAGAGACAAAGATTTGTATTAAGGCCGAAGCCGAGACACGGAAGTTGTTGTTCATCAAGCCGACAGACTTCGGTCCCAGTGCGGTGAAGTTTGTTCAAGAGTACCGTGCTAGCATGTACAAACGCTTTGTGCGAAAGGAGTATGAAAAAAGGCTGAAAATTGAGTTCTTTGACACTGACAGCTGGACGGAGGCTTTTGGATCGATAGATGTGAAAAATTGGTTGAACATCCGTTGCTTTTGATTGTAGTTCTTTACAACTATTTAAATTTGTGAAAGAAAGAAGGCCGAACAAGGCCGGGCGGGTATTTTGATGACCCCAATTGGATGTCATCTGTCCGGTCGGATGTCCATGGACACGAAACGTGTCCACAGAGATTTTTTTTGAGAagttttcaatctattcatcttcaatcatgacagtacaaagaacaccagaggtaataaaaattacaaccagctccgtggaccacctagcgacgactacaggCACTGGAGTGTGCCGAAGGCGCACCGCCATTATCACCCATCCCTTGCTGGACTCGGGCAAACCTTGTTAGACAGTCAGAAAGTCGTCatgctaagaccccataggaccaacgcaccagagCAGCAACCATCGCTGATAAAGAAAgtcgtagatcggaaggatcaaaTCTGTAAACATCTAAATGAAGACAAACGAAGAACAGACCCACCGAAGACCAGCATCGATTGAATCATGCGGGATCCAAGGGAGACacgcctccacacgccctccgacgatgctagatgcaccatcGGAACGGGAATAGTACATGTGAGACATTATTGTTACTGAGGGACATCGTTTCCGCCACACAGCGCCAACCATGACGTTGAACCTAAAAAAACGAGAAATGGGTCACTCgagtcgaggggggggggggggggggggcgaggtccTTTGCACCTCCATGGCCTACAGGCCATAGGAGATAGGACGGACCGGAGGCGGCGCCGATGGGAGGAGGGGAAAGCTTGATATCTTTTCTTGTAAGCTTCTGTTATCTTATCCCGTGTCCGCAATTTTTTTTATGATGtctaatatatgattcacgttAGCGTTGCCCTTAGTTTATCACGGCGATGATATTGAGGCATTTGATTGGATTGATTGCGTTGACCAACATGACGTAAGTCTGGGAAATTAGCTCACCGCTACAGGAAAATATGCATATTTTGAGGAGTGCTGCCCCATATAAGCATTTCTCTCTCTGTATAATTGAAAAGAAACATGTATTCCATGGTCAACAGTGAAATCCAATTGTTGTAAAAGATAGATATTAAATATAAAAAATGTACCTTGACGAAAGGAATAGGGTAGCTGCGCATTTGTTTTTCAGTTTGAAAAAAAATATTTCTCGTAGGACGAATAGGAGCTCAAAAATGGAAAAGAAAGACACCATCAAGCCCGCAACAACGCTAGAGGCCAACCATAAAAGGTGAGACGCCTCCAATCTGCAAATACTACATCAACCACAAGGTACACAAGTAGGCCTTCTCTTAGTTAATTGCACACTagccagagaagagagagagagagaggtgggaggaagagagagaggggggtgggagagagagagagagagagagagagagagagagagagagagagagagagagagagagagagagagagaagggaagaGCATGGAGCCCCACATGGAGAGCGCGCTCCGTCAAGGGTTGACGGAGCCGGAGCGGAGGGAGGTGGAGGGCGTGGTGGAGGAGCACCACACATTCCCTGGGCGCGCCAGCGGGACGTGCACGTCGCTGGTCACACAGCGCGTGCAGGCGCCTCTCGCCGCCGTGTGGGACATCGTGCGCGGCTTCGCCAATCCGCAGCGCTACAAGCACTTCATCAAGTCCTGTGCtctcgccgccggcgacggcgCCACCGTGGGCAGCGTCCGCGAGGTCACCGTCGTCTCCGGCCTCCCCGCCTCCACCAGCACCGAGCGCCTCGAGATCCTCGACGACGACCGCCATATCCTCAGCTTCCGCGTCGTCGGCGGCGAGCACCGCCTCCGCAACTACCGCTCCGTCACCTCCGTCACCGAGTTCGCGGACGAGCCTTCAGGCCCGTCCTACTGCGTCGTCGTCGAGTCCTACGTCGTCGACGTACCGGAGGGCAACACCGAGGAGGACACCCGCATGTTCACCGACACCGTGGTCAAGCTCAACCTCCAGAAACTCGCCGCCATCgctaccaccaccacctcctcttcCCCACCGCCGTCGGATGAGCAAAGCTGATCATCGGTCCCGGCCGGTTGCATGCAATGCATGCATTGTGATgctttcctgttttcttttctgcACCAAAAAAAGGAGAGAATTTAATGTTATTGCGGTTCTGATGGGTGATGACATCGAAAGAGGGTGCAACTTGGTGTTATTTTCCGTTTTAGTTTTTGTATGTATATTCCATCGTTATCTTGCAATGTCATCATGTTATCACTCTTTTTTGTTTTTGCCAATCTCTCTCCAATATTGGTAGTTGGTACTCATACTTTTAAGATAGCGCTTTGGTTCGGCATTTTAAAAAGTAAAAAGTATTAGTTGCCAAGGTCACTAGAAAGAGCAACCCTAGTGCAAGTTGGAGTTAATTGCTAAAAGAATTCAGGCTCACCTAAATTCGAAGACTTCGTGTCTTTGCTTTATCCTCTTTACTTTTCATTTCCGTTCAACATGAGAGTTTTACTGGATACTTCTCACATGTATTCTCTTTATCAAAACAGGAAGTCAAGACTGTTTTCGGGTGTTGCTAGGTGTTAGTCGAcaccaagtctcagtcaagtgacataacatgtaagaaaaaaaactatttttgcacggatcttgatgtaagatttcATGAATATAG
Coding sequences within:
- the LOC123074352 gene encoding abscisic acid receptor PYL9, translated to MEPHMESALRQGLTEPERREVEGVVEEHHTFPGRASGTCTSLVTQRVQAPLAAVWDIVRGFANPQRYKHFIKSCALAAGDGATVGSVREVTVVSGLPASTSTERLEILDDDRHILSFRVVGGEHRLRNYRSVTSVTEFADEPSGPSYCVVVESYVVDVPEGNTEEDTRMFTDTVVKLNLQKLAAIATTTTSSSPPPSDEQS